The DNA segment GTGGTGGCGGAAGCCGAGTGGCTGCCTGGTCGGGGTTGTACCCTGCACACGTAGCTATAGGAAATATAATTAGCGCACGGGCCTTCTGAAAGTAAACGTGAGCCACCTCATCTGACTCAGTGCATCAGACAAGACAGTTTGGGGGCAGCGAAGGTGGATCCACTGATCTATCCCATGGCTTCTAATTAGCACAGGTGGTTTCTACTAGATGGGCAAGACCTGGCACCTGGATCTCCCCAGCGACGGGGGCATGAGTGCCCCCTGGGACGGTGCCAACCCAGGACAGCTAAGTATTTATCCCGCTGAGCCCACTTCACTGGCATAAAGAGACAAGGACATCACCGCGGAAACCCACCCTGCCAAGCTCACCTGCGTGTCAATCATCATCATCTCCCTCTCATCTCCTCGGCGGGGTCCTCACGGAGAAAGGTGTCCAGAGGCCGGAGGGCTCAATCCCACCAGCTGAGCCGGTCTCTCGGGGATTCAGATGGGGGGTGGTCTGGCtaggaggggtgaggggaagctggtcctagcccccaccccaagccccgctgGGTCACTGGCTGCCTTCCATCTCCTGGCGCTGGAAGGAAGGAATCCCCCGGGTAAGATCCCCGGTCAGGGCTGAGAGGCTCAAGGCGTTGACAGGCTAGGAGGGGCAGGTGATGAGCCGGCATTCCCGACACAGGGCTGCCATGGTCACATCGCAAATCAAAACCCACAGCCCGAGCTGCTCGGAGCTCCACGCGGAATCAGCAGGATCCAGGGAACCGAAGGCCGCGAGGAATCTCCAGGAGACACATTtcctcgggggtgggggctgtgtcaGTTCCCCATTGTCTGCAAACAACCCcacggagcagcagcagctttgcacCTTTAGGAAAGCTCCCAGTCCctgtctccttctcctcctcctcctgcgggGAAATCCAGCGCGTGGGAGCCGAGAGCTCGTGCCCCGGTCGGTGGCGGCGTGGGGGGAAGCTAGCTAGCTTTCCAACAAACACACGTTGCAGGCGGCAGATTGCAAAGCCACCGAGGCTGGGCTGCAACAATTTGCAAAGAGAGCGTGAGCGTGTGTGTGCAAAGGGGGTGGAAGGGGAGGGAATGAATCAGGCACCAGGCGTTTAACGGGGGCTCCAGAAGACAGCCTTCTTCCCCGGGTCTCTGTGCTGGATCCCTCTCCAGGGCAGAGAAACTTCCCTCCAGCCAGAAGAGCAGcagcaataacaacaacaaatctTTGCAAATGAAGCAGCCAGGAATCCAATCGCCCAGGCGGGGCTGGAGCGGGTGATTCTCTAGATCCAGCCGCGTGTGGCTCCGGGAAAGgcagggtggttgtttttttcccaggTCCGCCTTTCCTCTGGGAGCTTTGATCCCACCTGGGGTAAACGAGGAGACAGGCGAGTTCCCAGGAGAATTTAAGATCACCCCGGAATGATCCTCAGCCCACTGGCGCTGTAGGGTTCTGTTTTACAGACGCCCAGGTTTTGCCTGCCTGGAACAAATGAGTTAGTAATTGTGCTAAGCATAATATTTTAATGAGCCCCTGGTCAAGCACTATGGAGCACAGACAAAGACAGCTGAGTTCAAAACCATGTTTGCTGGGCATGAGTGACCCTGGTCAAGTCACTCGGCTCATCGCTACACACAGACACAACCACCACACACAGTTACAAGAGCCAGTCACTCATAAACACCAGTTACCCAGGCAGAGTCCATCACAGGTGCACAATCGCACCCACACACAGTCACTTGCAGACACCCAGATACCACTCACGCTCAATGCTTTTCTCATTGCCCTGCACCCCAAGGCAGGTGTTTTGCACCCCAGCAGAAATATGATGAGTTTATTATGGCACCACAGTGTCTGTCCCTGGGTGTCTCTTCCTGTGTCAGCTCCAGCAGGGAGAGCGGAAAAGGGCTGCTCATTGCCAAAGGCCACCTGGCAAACTGCAAATGGAAGGGAGTGAGGGCACTGCCCTGGATTACCCGCTCTCTGGCTCTCACCCTCAGCACCACCCTGTAAAATGGATCTACCTTCCAGGTTACATGTGCCCGGCACACAGTGCTCAAGCGGCATAAGGGTGAAAGCAAAGCCCCTTGATGCCTCTTGGGTTTGCACATCTGTCTGCTCACACTGCCACACAGAACTGAGATCAGGGCACACAGAAGAATTTTTGCCTCAGTCCCTCTGACCAGTTCCCTCCCCGGGGCAGGCCTGCTCCTCCCAGTGAGGGACTGACAGTCTGCAGCACATGCTGCTGTTCCATTAGCTCCATCTGGGGCTCAGCTGAGTCATAGAGATCCACAAAGGTGGGCTCAAATTGGGGCTGATGTCAGTCAGAGAGAGGTAGGGTTgcgctgaccagacagcaagtgtgaaaaatcaggacagggggtaataggagcctatataagaaaaagaccccaaaatcaggactgtccctataaaatcatgacatctggtcaccctaggtagggCCTGCAACTAGCTGGGCGTGATGTCTGTAGTGACACATCAGGTGCCCCTTCAAAGCATGGGCCAGACCCATGGAGCAGCCCTGAATCAAACAGGTTTGTGAGGGAGGTCAGCCCAGTGCTGTCAAACCTCAGGATAGGGCCTGGGTTTTATCTGTCTgggctggcgcaatgctctgacGAGCCCACACTGCCACTTGGTCGCCTGCAGGGGACCTGCTGTGTTCAGTAGATGCTGGTCCCTGTCTCTTCCCAGATATGCCACCCCTCCCTCGGTGACTAACCCctgctctctcccctgccctgctctcacACACACCAGGCAGCTGGCAGAGGCAAAACAGATCAAGTTCTCAGCAGCAGACAGAAAACCAGGAAGCCAACACGAAGGGGGACATGGGTCACACAACGGAcagggggatattttgggggtgCCCCTAGGGATGGGGGATATCCAGTGGAGCGGGATGGGCCCTCTGGAAACCTTTATTGCACCTTTTCCCAGAGTCTCCCCATGCAGCCCAGCCCTCCATCCTGTCAATGAGGTGGCTCCCTCTGGAactggccagcaggggatggCTCAGCACTTTGCCTCCATGGTCCAAGTGAGGGGCCCCGTATGAGGTACGACTCCAAGGGCTCCCTCTGATTCCTCTGCTACCTGTGGCCAGACCCACCCCCATCGCCTAGATACCCAGGCCCCCATCTGAGCAGAGAGACCACTTCCTCCTTCACCACATCCCCGGCTCATGCCAACCCAGAGAGCTCAGTGCCAATCCAGCCACCAGAAGTGgggtcccctcccctgcaccaggcccagccaggggaggggagacctTTTGCACCGACTCCTGCAGAGAGCTATTTTGTAAGGCtatcagtgggggcagggcagtgggagggagtAGCGCTGGCAGCCCGGAGAAGCCTCCTGAGATGACTAAAGCCAGCCACATCCCAGCAGGACCCCTCTAATTAGCCAAGCCGAGCCCGTGACTGTGGGGCCGCTGCGCAAACGACATCCACCCCCAGCCGTTTCATCTCTGTTCAAACTGACACCTGAAATGGAAGCGCTGAGGGAACTAAGGAGGCAAAAGCTGCTGGAAATCTCCCCGCAGGATCAATTTGCTGGAGTGCCGAGCTTTTGATACTGAAGAGGGCTGAGCAGAACGGGGTCTCCATGGAAACAGAGAGGGGACTCGTCGCTCATATTTATGTGGGCGGTGACATGTGCCATTTCAGAGTGATGCCGGGAGGAGGAGGCCGCCCACACACGCCGGTGGAGTGTGGGCCCAGTCAGGTTTCTGGGCAGCTGGCTTGGATTAGAACTGCAGGGCCAGGCCTGCTGGGTTCCCCAGGCCCTTTCGGAGCAGTAAAAATGAGGTCTCAAGCAGTACGTTCAGTTCTAATGCGGAtggccccagcctggcagccCTGGAGTCTGAAGTCCTCTGAAACGCAGAGCCCCACCACCATGCCTCGTCTCAGTGATGCAGGAGCTGCTCCTTGGGCCGAGAGGTTACAGGCAGTCTCTGGCCAAGAAGGGGTTCCAGGCTGCAGCATGTGGTGGCCCCCGTCCACTAGAATTGGACTGAGAACCACCACTGATGGGTGGTATCACcagagatagggttgccaactttctaattgctgaaAACCGAACCCCCTTGCTcggctccctgccccgcctcttcccccaaggccctgccccccactcactcctttCCCTCCTCCGCCCCCCTCGCTCACTCCCCCCTCTCCTGGGACTCACCTGCTGCTTGCAgatccaggctgggaggggacAACACGGAGCCTGCCCACCAGCCCCATCAGGGCACAGCGGGGGTCGGTCCCTGTAGCGAGGGGCAAGGGCTGGGGCAATTGGGGCACGGCGGAGCAAAATGGGGGGCAGACAggattccccaccccaccccctgcagcagcacctacCTCTTGGAGCCTGGTCCAGAAGCCAGCCACTGCTGTGTCAGGCatgcagcagcagctgagcagagagcaGCTCACCCATGTGGCTGCAGTATctgcacttcctgccccccggggGCAGAGGCCAGTTACTGTGGCCGACCAGACTTTTAGCGTCCagtcagctgtgctgaccagacgccgccaggttccctttttgaccagacagtccggttgaaaaccagacacctggcaaccctacacagGACCACGACGTAGCTTTGAGAACGGCTCTGGCTTCCTGCTGAGCTAGGTCTCAGTCAAACCAGTGCACGTGTATGTCTAGAGTCAGTATTGTTAGATCGCTCAAAGAAAAGGCCAGAGGAGAGTTTGTGGTGTCCTGAGACCTGTTAGCAAGTCTGAGTGATCATTTTCAGCAGGCATTAAAGACTGTCTATTGCCAGGCATGGTCTCACGGCGTGAGCAGGAACCCCAGCCTTTTAAATCCAGCGTTGCCCCCGACTCCCTCTATGCAAGTCCCTTATCTtcatagcttcagtcctccataTCTACCAGGGGGATGATAATCCTGAGCTCACTGAGGTGCTGCGAGGATCAATGGGTTCATGTTTGTACATACAAAGCTCCTGTATTGTTACGATAACACTCGACACTGCTGATAGCACTCTCCCCTCCAGGCTAGAGTTGTGGCTTTATGCCTTACACTAGGGCTTGGCTTCATTCAGACCCAGAACTCACACTGCTGAATATAGATATGACTGGATCTCCTAGCTCCATCTACACCACACTCAGCACTAGCTGTTCTTCAGCTGAAACGCACTAAGACTTCTGCTACTCACTCTTGGCAGCTGGTGCTATGTAGAAATGGAAAATGGAACTGACTTATAATATAAGCCTTAGCATTTATATGATGATTATGtattcaaagcactttgcaaacattaattcatCTTCCCAACACCCAGTGAGGTAGGGAAggatcatccccattttacaggtggggaagctgaggcagaaaGGTGCAGTGATGTGCCCAAGGCCACAGGCAAGTCAGCTGCAGAGCTGAGACTGGATTCCACGTTTAGCCCACCATGCCCCACTGTCTCTTGTAGTCGCCTTTGCCTTCAACAGAACATAGACATCCATGGCTCTGTGAACAGACTAGAAACTCAACAGAAGAGCAGAATTGTGGATAAAGGTTGTTCTCATTTACATTTAGTGGCACTAGATGTCACTACAGAGCAAGACTCTAATTATAGTAACAGGGCCACAGCTGCACAGTGGAGAAAATACGTTTGAAAGAGTTTGGACCTTTGAGTTGATGGTAATATTTGTTCATGGCAAAATGTTGCTACAAAGCCTCAGaataaaatcctttaaaaaaagggTTACTGGCATTCATTTAACTCTTGTTAAATCAGTTCaatgaagagagaggaaaaagcgAAGTTTCCTGGTTCAAAAGCTGCCAGGGTTTTGCGTTCAGATAGCCTTAAACGTGTTCTGCTTGAAACAATCTAGGTGAACCTGTAAATAAGGCTGGAAAAGGTTAACTAAAGTATCTGTATATGGGAGGTGATGGCCCTCAGGCTGTTATTTACAGCAGGGCAGAGTGCCACTTGTTTGGAATGATGGCATCATAGCCCCACTTTGCCCTGGTGTTAATGCCACCCTGAGCTGTAGGAGAATCAGGCTGTTGTCTAATTATGGAGGCCACCTGGGACCGGACAGAGGCAGGGGACAGTGCCCTGTGACTGGCTGCCATAGACAGATTCCAGCTCTCCTCCCGCTGGAGTGAAAGCTGCTGCTAGCGTTGGGGGAAGGAAGTGTTCTTGGCTCCGCCTGGGGTGAAGCAGGGAGAGGTGATGGCAGAGGACTGGTTCCTGTCCATTAAAGGAGGAGCTCAGCCAGCATGAGCTAATCcagccccccccaggcagggcgTGCGTCTCGCCTGTcacacagccctgctgcctggaTGCAAAGAGACTCCCCAGGCACAGTTACAAATTGCAGCCCTGCTGAGGCTATTCGCAGAGCAGGCTGCACGACAGCAGGTCAGCCCTAGGGAGATGCTGCGGCGTGTGGGCCTGCCAGGGACGATGCAGCCCATGTCATGGTACAGCTTAGACCCTATGCTATGCCAATCAAGGGGGTGACTGCGGGCCTTTGATTTGGCTGGAGGAGGGCTGGGAAGCACCAGGTTGGCAGCAGACTGGGAAGCAAACTGCAACTTCTCTCAAACCGTTGGATACAGACACCTTTAACTGAGGCCCCATCATAAGCAGCTGTCATGAAAGCAGGTACTATCCCCTTTGCACAGGCCTGAGGCAGGGACTGCTTCTcgctgcgtgggggggggggggatggagaggTGATGTGGTCACGGTCTGGAAAGCTTGGagggggagaagatttctgatcgCAAAGGGCATTTTAATGTAACAGACAAAGGCGGAACGAGATCCCACGGCTGGAggctgaagctggacaaattcaaatgggaaataaaagacacacatttttaacagcgagggtaATTAACCAATGAAACACCTGCCCTAGGGcagaggtggattctccatcactaagtCTTCAAGCCAAAACTGGATCCCTGTCAACGAGATACTCTCTAGCTCAAGTTATGGGCTTAACACAGGCCACACTGGGTGAAATCCAATGGCCTGTTGTATGCAGGCGATCAGACTAGTTGAGGCCAATAGTCCATTCTGGCCTGATAACCTATTAATCCATatgtgtacagcacccagcacactggggGCCTGAACTTGGTTGGGATCTCCAAGCATGACTGCAGAATAAATAATAGCCATAgctcttgggggggggaggggtgtaggACTAATGGTTAAAATAGGATGGGGCTTTTCCCTTGGCCTCCTGGTCCATGCAGAGCTTGCTTCTGAGGAAGGGACAAGAAGCACAATTCTCCAAGCACAATTCTCTTTAATAGGGGATTCAAATATATCTCTAAGGTGTCTCTCACCTCAGCATCCAAACACTAATGAAGAAAGCATCACAGGGGAGCCCAATGTGTCCAGCTGGTGAGGATTGGGGGGGGGTGGTGTTTTCCATTGTTGTTATACATTTTATGGGCATGCCAAGGGGCTTTCTAACATGCATTGCAGCAGGTAAATGCCCACACTGACACCCGTGAGTGACAATCGGAGCCTGCAAACATGAGACTGGAATAGCCTCGTAAGCCACTCGCATTTGGAAATGGAACTGCTTGATTCGCTGCCATTTAGCAATTATCTGAGGCAAGAGCAGCCAGCTGCCTcttccccattttctctccctctcctgccaAATGAGTCTTTTTTGAACGGTTTCCTTGGAAACAGACAGCTTAGCCCTGtcacctctgcccccccccccttgctttccagtgcaggagcagagctgtgctCCAGCATTCTCTGCGCTTCCCCGTGGTCTCTCTCCCTATTCACATTAAATGAGCGTGGCAAAGACGTGCGTTATTCTTTGGTCGCATGCCTCAGGAGCTATTTGAAAGATGCTTATGGCACAGGTGCttcagcagggtgggtggcaTTTGAGCCTTAGTTAGGCAGCCACCGTTGCAGGTGATGGTTGTTTTCCTGCATTTGTATTTCTCTTCTGGTTCCAGAGGAAGTGTCAGGTTCTGAGGCTGCACGGTAACAAGATTGGCTTCTCCGTGTTCTCATGTCAAACAAATAGTAATCTCGGCCCATCTCCACTCTCCCTCCTCTGACTGTCACGTGAAGGTTAttcagctggaggagggagcccCAGAGTAGAACATGACATTTCACTACAATATTTCATTAACAAGACAAAGCGAAATTAACCAATTTGCTACAACACATTAGGTGTTACCATCTACTTCCAGCAACCCGGCAGCTTCTAGTCAATTTGTTTCACAGTGCTTAGGAACACTGGAAGGGACTGAACAGTGGGATCCGCCTGGACACCTCAATGCCAAATTTTCTTTATCAGAGAAGACTGAATGATCCACAGAGACATGTGAACCATTGAGAAGGTTCAGAAGTCAGCTTTGGTTGAGATATGCATGCAGACATTCAGATGCTGGCCTGAGCTGTATCTGATCTGTTCAGATCTCTTGGGTCTCCAAAACTGGGCTGGATATGAGGAACATAGGAAATGCCAGAGAGGATAAGATCATTTTTCTGTCTAGTtgagtatcctgtctctgacagtggctggaaCCAGGTGCGTCAGAGGAAGATGCAATAAACCCTGCGGGAGGCAGCTAGAGAAAAACATACTCCCAGGGAAAGCTTCCTCAGGACCCCAATCATTGGAGGTTGGTTTATGCCCTGCACTATGAGGGTTTATATTCGCTCcttgtttgttcttttttattttttaaaaaaaaccataatTGTGGATATTCTCCTTATCCAGACTAATGTGCAAtctttttttgaatcctgctaaattCTTGGTCTCAACAAtgccttgtggcaatgagttccccaggCTAATTACGGGTTGAGCCTTTCTTAGGGTATTAGACACTTCTGGAGCGCGAAAAACATCATGAAAGTTAACTGCACCTTTCCATTCAGGGCTGAGGTTTGACAGGGCTGATGGTCGTTTTATTGGCCAGTCTCAGACCAAACTACAATGTGGGCGTTTTTCTTTTAAACCAGCACACAGGGGATTCTAAGCTTTGGTATCGCTTGGCAAAAGGTGACTATCCAGGCAATGGCAGCCCCCAGGTTTACAGGGAGGAGGAATCAAGTAGATCCTTTCAAGTAGATCAAGGAGTCACCATCACTGTGGCATCATCACACCATTCTCAACAAGTACCTTACACCATCCCTAAGGTGAACCACCTGCCCTTCCCAGTGCCAGCTCCACAATCCATCCACAGAGGGGAGCCGAAACACTGACTGGGATACATCCTGCACTGGCAGCAGATCAAGGGCCTGATGTCATGGTAAAAAAGAGAGGGCTAGACACCTCCAAGAGGACTTGACACATCAGTCCCGTATCTCCCTGTAGTCCTTATTCACTGTGGAGAAGCGTATCAGGCGCACCTCAGGCGGCTTGGGCTTGGTGTCATCCCACACGTACTCCGGGGAGAGGAGCTTTGAGGGCTTGTGGGAAAAGAAATGCCTGTTGAGGTGGCTCTCCTCCTGCCAGGCCGCCATGATCCCGTTGGCTTTGTCTGCCAGGATGGTCATGTGACAGGCCCTGGTGAATTCGTACACCTGCTTGACCAGCCCACCGAAGACTGCATAGTAGAAGTCGCCCTGGTTGTCAGGGATGAAGGCAGCGGAAGAGCTCCTCCTCTCATAAGGGAACTGGCTGCGAGGGACTTTGTAGTACCCAGGGTGTATGGCCGCTACCATCTCGCCCAGAGTCTCCACCCCCCATGGGTAGTGAAACACCATGTCGATGTCCAGGCAGAAAAGATAGTTCACCTCCTGGTGGCTCACCTCTGCGATGTGCCTGTTTATCGCCTCCATCCTGCGCATGGAAATCTCCTGCCAGTGAGAGTATTTTTTGATGGGGACGATGCGGAGGCTCCGGCCGGGCTGCAGCTGGACTTTGGGGATCGCCTGGGGGTTGTTGGTGAAGATGTAGTAGTTCACCCGGTAGCCCTTCATGAAGAGTTTCTCCGCCGACTCCATGAAGCGGCCCACATACATGGTGTACCTGTGCAGACACAAAGGCATTGA comes from the Mauremys mutica isolate MM-2020 ecotype Southern chromosome 18, ASM2049712v1, whole genome shotgun sequence genome and includes:
- the GBGT1 gene encoding globoside alpha-1,3-N-acetylgalactosaminyltransferase 1, which produces MTCWKVVKSVLVLCLILIPIFVWMIVWNGPVHYLPYYLPCPEIFSMKLQYAEEKPVQLFPELFYPQPRSLDQKRRDVLTLTPWLAPIVWEGTFNSELLDSAYKPLNLTIGVTAFAIGKYTMYVGRFMESAEKLFMKGYRVNYYIFTNNPQAIPKVQLQPGRSLRIVPIKKYSHWQEISMRRMEAINRHIAEVSHQEVNYLFCLDIDMVFHYPWGVETLGEMVAAIHPGYYKVPRSQFPYERRSSSAAFIPDNQGDFYYAVFGGLVKQVYEFTRACHMTILADKANGIMAAWQEESHLNRHFFSHKPSKLLSPEYVWDDTKPKPPEVRLIRFSTVNKDYREIRD